In one window of Thermus aquaticus DNA:
- a CDS encoding P-II family nitrogen regulator translates to MKLVVAIIRPEKLNEVLEALFKAEVRGLTISRVQGHGGETEKVETYRGTTVKMELHEKVRLEIGVSEPFVKPTVEAILKAARTGEVGDGKVFVIPVEKVYRIRTGEEDEAAVTPVQ, encoded by the coding sequence ATGAAGCTGGTTGTGGCCATCATCCGTCCGGAAAAGCTCAACGAGGTCCTGGAAGCCCTCTTCAAGGCGGAGGTGCGCGGGCTTACCATCAGCCGGGTCCAGGGGCACGGTGGGGAGACGGAAAAGGTGGAGACCTACCGGGGCACCACGGTGAAGATGGAGCTCCACGAGAAGGTGCGCCTGGAGATCGGGGTCTCCGAGCCCTTCGTCAAGCCCACGGTGGAGGCCATCCTGAAGGCGGCCCGCACCGGGGAAGTAGGGGACGGAAAGGTCTTCGTCATCCCCGTAGAGAAGGTCTACCGCATCCGCACCGGCGAGGAGGACGAGGCGGCCGTGACCCCGGTACAATAG
- a CDS encoding histone deacetylase family protein, with product MQAYSTAHLSLDLPEGHPFPLYKYRGVAEALKGLVPILPAPEVPREALFLAHEASYLEKLFREGLSRQESLRLGLPFSPGLLKRALHAAGGTLMAAEDALRTGLGLNLAGGTHHAFPDRAEGYSLFNDVAVAVRWLRARGFWGRVLVVDLDAHQGNGTAFFFRDDPTVYTLSLHGERNYPLKKEKGDLDVGLPDGVGDEAYLRALDEALEKAEAFRPHLVFYNAGVDVLKGDRFGRLALSPEGVKRRDARVFRLVRALGVPLVVVMGGGYNRDPRLTVEAHAATYRLALSSLA from the coding sequence GTGCAGGCCTACTCCACGGCCCACCTCTCCCTGGACTTGCCCGAGGGGCACCCCTTCCCCCTCTACAAGTACCGGGGGGTGGCCGAGGCCCTAAAGGGTCTCGTCCCCATCCTCCCCGCCCCCGAGGTCCCCCGGGAGGCCCTCTTCCTGGCCCACGAGGCCTCTTACCTGGAAAAGCTTTTCCGGGAAGGGCTTTCCCGCCAGGAGTCCTTAAGGCTTGGCCTCCCCTTCAGCCCAGGCCTTCTGAAGCGGGCCCTACACGCGGCGGGGGGGACCTTGATGGCTGCGGAGGACGCCCTTAGGACGGGCCTCGGCCTCAACCTGGCCGGGGGCACCCACCACGCCTTTCCCGACCGGGCCGAGGGGTACAGCCTCTTCAACGACGTGGCCGTGGCCGTCCGCTGGCTCAGGGCGAGGGGCTTTTGGGGGAGGGTCTTGGTGGTGGACCTGGACGCCCATCAGGGGAACGGCACCGCCTTCTTCTTCCGGGACGACCCCACGGTCTACACCCTCTCCCTCCACGGGGAGCGCAACTACCCCCTGAAGAAGGAGAAGGGCGACCTGGACGTGGGCCTGCCGGACGGGGTGGGGGACGAGGCTTACCTGAGGGCCCTGGACGAGGCCCTGGAAAAGGCAGAGGCCTTCCGCCCCCACCTGGTCTTCTACAACGCCGGGGTGGACGTGCTAAAGGGGGACCGCTTCGGCAGGCTGGCCCTTTCCCCCGAGGGCGTGAAGCGGCGGGATGCCCGCGTTTTCCGCCTGGTCAGGGCCCTGGGGGTCCCCCTGGTGGTGGTCATGGGCGGGGGGTACAACCGCGACCCCCGCCTCACCGTGGAGGCCCACGCCGCCACCTACCGCCTGGCCCTGAGTTCCTTGGCGTAG
- a CDS encoding tRNA (cytidine(34)-2'-O)-methyltransferase has protein sequence MVHLVLFQPEIPQNAGNVARTAAALGFPLHLIRPLGFRLSHPGLKRAGLDYWPYVDLRVHDTWEAFLAALPPGARVLAFSARGERNLYQARFQEGDYLLFGPETRGLPPEVLGRFPSLYIPMPGPVRSLNLAVAVGVAAYEAYRQLREAGPGRTPGRG, from the coding sequence GTGGTCCACCTGGTCCTCTTTCAGCCGGAGATCCCGCAAAACGCCGGCAACGTGGCCCGCACCGCCGCCGCTTTGGGCTTCCCCCTCCACCTCATCCGCCCCCTGGGCTTCCGCCTTTCCCACCCCGGCCTCAAGCGGGCGGGCCTGGACTACTGGCCTTACGTGGACCTCAGGGTCCACGATACCTGGGAGGCCTTTTTGGCGGCTCTGCCCCCGGGGGCCAGGGTCTTGGCCTTCAGCGCCCGGGGCGAAAGGAACCTCTACCAGGCCCGCTTTCAGGAGGGGGATTACCTGCTCTTCGGCCCCGAGACCCGGGGGCTTCCCCCGGAGGTCCTGGGCCGCTTCCCGAGCCTTTACATCCCCATGCCGGGGCCCGTGCGCTCCCTGAACCTGGCGGTGGCCGTGGGGGTGGCCGCCTACGAGGCCTACCGCCAGCTCAGGGAAGCTGGACCAGGGCGTACCCCTGGGCGTGGATGA
- a CDS encoding ammonium transporter — translation MRKKTLIGIAAVGLAGVASAEGINGADTAWMLVSTALVLLMTPALAFFYGGLVRSKNALNTMMMSFAALAFVGVGWALLGYSLAFAEGSPWIGGLGHALLQGVGLEAKGSIPHLLFMAFQGTFAILTAALVSGSLVERMRFPAYLAFLTLWGLLVYAPLAHWVWGGGFLGEMGALDFAGGTVVHINAGIAGLVGAMVLGARKDYGRQAILPHSVPFTLLGAALLWFGWFGFNGGSALAASEIAALAFVNTLLAPAATLAVWILLDLLRTGKATAVGAATAIIVGLVAITPAAGFVSPLSALVLGGLSALPSYFFLLYRPRTRLDDALDVFGAHGLAGITGALLTGILAEKAWNGVADGLLFGNPGQLFVQAVAVGVAILYSALGTFLLLKLVGLFTPLRATPKEEGAGLDVAQHGEEAYASGEGAILVLSEGLPPAPKPAGGKA, via the coding sequence ATGCGGAAGAAAACCCTCATAGGCATAGCGGCAGTAGGGCTAGCAGGCGTGGCCTCGGCGGAGGGGATCAACGGGGCGGACACGGCCTGGATGCTGGTATCCACGGCCCTGGTCCTCCTCATGACCCCGGCCCTGGCCTTCTTCTACGGGGGGTTGGTGCGGAGCAAGAACGCCTTAAACACCATGATGATGAGCTTTGCCGCCCTGGCCTTCGTGGGGGTGGGCTGGGCCCTTTTGGGGTACAGCCTGGCCTTCGCCGAGGGAAGCCCTTGGATAGGGGGGCTCGGCCACGCCCTCCTTCAGGGGGTGGGCCTCGAGGCCAAGGGGAGCATCCCCCATCTCCTCTTCATGGCCTTCCAGGGCACCTTCGCCATCCTCACCGCCGCTTTGGTCTCAGGCTCCCTGGTAGAAAGGATGCGCTTTCCCGCCTACCTGGCCTTCCTCACCCTATGGGGGCTCTTGGTCTACGCTCCCCTGGCCCACTGGGTCTGGGGCGGGGGGTTCTTGGGCGAGATGGGGGCTTTGGACTTCGCCGGCGGGACGGTGGTCCACATCAACGCCGGCATCGCCGGGCTGGTGGGGGCCATGGTCCTGGGCGCCCGGAAGGACTACGGCCGCCAGGCCATCCTGCCCCACAGCGTCCCCTTCACCCTCTTGGGGGCCGCCCTCCTCTGGTTCGGCTGGTTCGGCTTCAACGGGGGTAGCGCCCTGGCCGCCAGCGAGATCGCCGCCTTGGCCTTCGTGAACACCCTTCTGGCCCCGGCGGCCACCCTGGCGGTCTGGATTCTCCTGGACCTCCTGCGCACCGGAAAAGCCACGGCGGTGGGCGCAGCCACAGCCATCATCGTGGGCCTGGTGGCCATCACCCCGGCGGCGGGCTTCGTCTCTCCCCTTTCCGCCCTGGTCCTGGGTGGCCTCAGCGCCCTCCCCAGCTACTTCTTCCTCCTCTACCGCCCCAGGACCCGGCTGGACGACGCCCTAGACGTCTTTGGGGCCCACGGCCTGGCGGGGATCACCGGAGCCCTCCTCACCGGCATCCTGGCGGAAAAGGCCTGGAACGGGGTGGCGGACGGGCTCCTCTTCGGGAACCCGGGGCAGCTCTTCGTCCAGGCGGTGGCGGTGGGCGTGGCCATCCTCTACTCCGCCCTGGGCACCTTCCTCCTCCTCAAACTGGTGGGGCTCTTCACCCCCTTGCGGGCAACCCCCAAGGAGGAGGGCGCGGGGCTGGACGTGGCCCAGCACGGGGAAGAGGCCTATGCCAGCGGGGAAGGGGCCATCCTGGTGCTCTCCGAGGGTCTACCCCCTGCCCCCAAGCCTGCGGGAGGTAAAGCATGA
- a CDS encoding GNAT family N-acetyltransferase, whose protein sequence is MIRPVARKDLPGLLELLRHMDESPERGVLAPEARDLEGLAEELEDGLVLEREGRVEGDVGLYPFWDGAALEGPLAYRKEDLPALLQAAEARALELGVERLYAFPQEANRPLREVLEAAGYDLLHTTYFFVKNPKGLDYPPPKGVRIKKGFPGAGVYRELYRESEEGWALRLKWTDEELEEHFAEPHVHLLVAYQGEEPVGMAEVEVEGNEASVAYIGVVPKARGQGIGRALLAEAARLAEKKGAGLLRVRAHDHETGALELYRNLGFSLEEAVATYAKELRARR, encoded by the coding sequence ATGATCCGGCCCGTGGCCAGAAAGGACCTTCCGGGGCTTCTTGAGCTCCTGCGCCACATGGACGAGAGCCCCGAGCGGGGAGTCCTGGCCCCGGAGGCCCGGGACCTCGAGGGCCTGGCCGAGGAGCTGGAGGACGGCCTGGTCCTGGAGCGGGAGGGGCGGGTGGAGGGGGACGTGGGCCTCTACCCCTTCTGGGATGGGGCCGCTTTGGAAGGGCCTCTGGCCTACCGCAAGGAGGACCTCCCCGCCCTCCTCCAGGCCGCCGAGGCCCGGGCCCTGGAGCTTGGCGTGGAGCGGCTTTACGCCTTTCCCCAGGAGGCCAACCGTCCCCTGCGGGAGGTCCTGGAGGCGGCGGGGTACGACCTCCTCCACACCACCTACTTCTTCGTGAAAAACCCCAAGGGCCTGGACTACCCGCCCCCCAAGGGCGTGCGCATCAAGAAGGGCTTCCCCGGGGCAGGGGTCTACCGGGAGCTCTACCGGGAAAGCGAGGAGGGCTGGGCCCTGAGGCTCAAGTGGACGGACGAGGAGCTGGAAGAGCACTTCGCCGAGCCCCACGTCCACCTCCTGGTGGCCTACCAGGGGGAGGAGCCCGTGGGCATGGCCGAGGTGGAGGTGGAGGGGAACGAGGCCAGCGTGGCCTACATCGGGGTCGTCCCCAAGGCCCGGGGCCAGGGCATCGGCCGGGCCCTTCTGGCCGAGGCGGCCCGGCTGGCCGAGAAGAAGGGGGCGGGTCTCCTCCGGGTCCGGGCCCACGACCACGAGACCGGGGCCCTAGAGCTTTACCGCAACCTGGGCTTCAGCCTCGAGGAGGCCGTGGCCACCTACGCCAAGGAACTCAGGGCCAGGCGGTAG
- a CDS encoding metallophosphoesterase, whose translation MYSPRFPENLPPFDLVLAAGDLPGAYLEYVATKVRVPVLFVPGNHGEEWVWEEGRRKRPGGVVNLHGRLFRYRGLLLYGIGGVPRYREGEGQLAPGELFHLALKPFPVAFPRRLLRGHGVDVLLTHAPPPGPTAGEDFAHRGASAFLLFHRLFRPRLHVHGHTPLLGANPERRHRTLLGVEVIHAQGYALVQLP comes from the coding sequence ATCTACTCCCCCCGCTTTCCCGAAAACCTCCCCCCCTTTGACCTGGTCCTGGCGGCGGGGGACCTGCCCGGGGCGTACCTGGAGTACGTGGCCACCAAGGTCCGGGTGCCCGTCCTCTTCGTGCCCGGAAACCACGGGGAGGAGTGGGTGTGGGAGGAGGGAAGGCGGAAGCGGCCCGGGGGGGTGGTCAACCTCCACGGCCGGCTTTTCCGCTACCGTGGGCTCCTCCTCTACGGCATCGGGGGCGTTCCCCGCTACCGGGAGGGGGAGGGGCAGCTCGCCCCGGGGGAGCTCTTCCACCTGGCCCTGAAGCCCTTCCCCGTAGCCTTTCCCCGGAGGCTTCTAAGGGGCCACGGGGTAGACGTCCTCCTCACCCACGCCCCGCCCCCGGGGCCCACGGCCGGGGAGGACTTCGCCCACCGGGGGGCCTCCGCCTTCCTCCTCTTCCACCGCCTCTTCCGCCCCCGGCTCCACGTCCACGGCCACACCCCCCTCCTCGGAGCCAACCCCGAGCGGCGCCACCGCACCCTCCTGGGGGTGGAGGTCATCCACGCCCAGGGGTACGCCCTGGTCCAGCTTCCCTGA
- a CDS encoding Uma2 family endonuclease, which produces MTERALRPLTEEEYLALERKSPLRHELLEGIPYAMAGAGLDHNLIVTNLVALLKPLARAKGCRVYSETVKLKLSEDTFYYPDVMVVCGPKAHPLYETAPCLVVEVLSPSTEAQDWREKLARYLRLPSLEGYLILQSETRGGTLYRRTPEGFQEEALGEVLHLPRLEGPVPLDAIYEGVA; this is translated from the coding sequence ATGACCGAACGGGCCCTGCGCCCCCTAACCGAGGAAGAGTACCTGGCCCTGGAAAGGAAAAGCCCCCTTCGCCACGAGCTTCTTGAGGGGATCCCCTACGCCATGGCCGGGGCGGGCCTGGACCACAACCTCATCGTCACCAACCTGGTGGCCCTCCTCAAACCCCTGGCCCGGGCCAAGGGGTGCCGGGTCTACAGCGAGACGGTGAAGCTCAAGCTTTCCGAGGACACCTTTTACTACCCCGATGTGATGGTGGTCTGCGGCCCCAAGGCCCATCCCCTCTACGAGACCGCTCCTTGCTTGGTGGTGGAGGTCCTTTCACCCAGCACCGAGGCCCAGGACTGGCGGGAAAAGCTCGCCCGTTACCTCCGCCTACCTAGCTTGGAGGGCTACCTCATCCTCCAAAGCGAAACCCGAGGCGGAACCCTATACCGCAGGACCCCGGAGGGCTTCCAGGAGGAGGCCCTGGGAGAGGTCCTCCACCTACCCCGCCTGGAAGGCCCTGTGCCTCTAGACGCCATCTACGAGGGCGTGGCGTGA
- a CDS encoding diacylglycerol/lipid kinase family protein, with the protein MERWVIVNPAAGRGRVGRLSGAILKAAREQGARAFLTEGPGHATEIAREAPEGARVVAVGGDGTVHEVLKGLAGTGKVLGVVPIGSGNDFARMLGLRGLPWREALEHALFAPEEAVDLGLVNGEAFGAFLGIGFDALVAKRALAAPSFLRGMPRYLYALFSVLKDLRLPEGRVLVDGEEVHRGKMLLLAAMNGPAYGGGIPIAPMADPRDGLLSLVLARELSRLGVVLILPSLLLGRHLGHPQILFLAGREVAVEFPHPVPAHADGELLPEASRYRAEVKPLGLRVVGRRALAGGEKPAAKPAPA; encoded by the coding sequence GTGGAAAGGTGGGTCATCGTGAACCCGGCGGCGGGCCGGGGGAGGGTGGGGCGGCTTTCCGGGGCCATCCTGAAGGCGGCCCGGGAGCAGGGGGCCAGGGCCTTCCTCACCGAGGGCCCGGGCCACGCCACCGAGATCGCCCGGGAGGCGCCCGAGGGGGCCCGGGTGGTGGCCGTGGGCGGCGACGGCACCGTGCACGAGGTCCTGAAGGGCCTGGCGGGGACGGGCAAGGTCCTGGGCGTGGTCCCCATCGGGAGCGGCAACGATTTCGCCCGGATGCTGGGGCTTAGGGGCCTTCCCTGGCGGGAGGCCCTGGAGCACGCCCTCTTCGCCCCCGAGGAGGCCGTGGACCTGGGCCTGGTGAACGGGGAGGCCTTCGGGGCCTTTTTGGGCATCGGCTTTGACGCCCTGGTGGCCAAGAGGGCTCTGGCCGCCCCCTCCTTCCTGCGGGGCATGCCCCGCTACCTCTACGCCCTCTTCTCCGTCCTCAAGGACCTCCGCCTGCCCGAGGGCCGGGTTCTTGTGGACGGGGAGGAGGTCCACCGAGGAAAGATGCTCCTCCTGGCCGCCATGAACGGGCCCGCCTACGGAGGCGGCATCCCCATCGCCCCCATGGCCGACCCCAGGGACGGCCTCCTCTCCCTGGTTCTGGCCCGGGAGCTTTCCCGGCTGGGCGTGGTCCTCATCCTGCCCAGCCTCCTTTTGGGCCGGCACCTGGGCCACCCCCAGATCCTCTTCCTCGCCGGGCGGGAGGTGGCGGTGGAGTTCCCCCACCCCGTGCCCGCCCACGCCGACGGGGAGCTTCTTCCCGAGGCTTCCCGATACCGGGCGGAGGTGAAGCCCCTGGGGCTTAGGGTCGTGGGGAGGCGGGCCCTGGCCGGGGGGGAGAAGCCAGCGGCAAAGCCCGCACCGGCTTAA
- a CDS encoding molybdenum cofactor biosynthesis protein: MRVEVRLFALYREQAGQDRLHLDLPEGARVKDAKEALERLFPGLSLQGGMAAVNQALAQGETPLREGDEVAFLPPVSGGQDSFGLTHEPLDLKALVDWATAPEYGAVVSFLGTTRSPNRGEEVAYLEYEAYPEMAERVMAEIIGEMRARWPLGRVALWHRLGRVDPGEASIAIVVSARHRKEAFAACQYAIDRVKQVLPVWKKEHRQDGSFWVEGFAPEEGRL; this comes from the coding sequence ATGCGGGTTGAGGTGCGCCTCTTCGCCCTGTACCGGGAGCAGGCGGGCCAGGACCGCCTCCACCTGGACCTTCCCGAAGGCGCCCGGGTAAAGGACGCCAAAGAGGCCCTGGAAAGGCTTTTCCCCGGCCTCTCCCTCCAGGGGGGCATGGCCGCCGTGAACCAGGCCCTGGCCCAGGGGGAAACCCCCCTAAGGGAGGGCGACGAGGTGGCCTTCCTGCCCCCGGTCTCGGGGGGGCAGGACAGCTTCGGCCTCACCCATGAACCCTTGGACCTGAAGGCCCTGGTGGACTGGGCCACGGCCCCCGAGTACGGGGCGGTGGTGAGCTTCCTGGGCACCACCCGAAGCCCCAACCGGGGAGAGGAGGTGGCCTATTTGGAGTACGAGGCCTACCCGGAGATGGCGGAAAGGGTCATGGCGGAGATCATCGGCGAGATGCGGGCCCGCTGGCCCCTGGGCCGGGTGGCCCTCTGGCACCGCTTGGGTCGGGTGGACCCCGGGGAGGCCTCCATCGCCATCGTGGTCTCGGCCCGCCACCGCAAGGAGGCCTTCGCCGCCTGCCAGTACGCCATTGACCGGGTCAAGCAGGTCCTCCCGGTCTGGAAGAAGGAGCACCGCCAGGACGGAAGCTTCTGGGTGGAGGGCTTCGCCCCGGAGGAAGGGCGGCTTTGA
- a CDS encoding HrcA family transcriptional regulator, translated as MTARQRRILHHLVEVYIRTKAPVPSARLAEALGLSPALARYELIALEEMGYLSKPHASAGRVPTRQAYRQYALSLLPPAPLPKTTQESLLRALEGAREPELFLVKMASGLSGYPALLRLRPKRAPKVLQIHFSPLPEGTLAVAVLEGGRVREVRLPHTLPKEKLREAEEALSRPFRELPEAPKGLEDLFALLGRALSAGLSLTYREGLAQVLKEPEAQDPGFLERLVRLYERGEEDLLTPPGRVDVRVGEVEGLAQVQAGLEQGEWQGELVLLGPMRMRYPEALSVAQSLSQVYTGTHAG; from the coding sequence GTGACGGCCAGGCAGCGGCGGATTCTCCACCACCTGGTGGAGGTGTACATAAGGACCAAGGCTCCGGTGCCCTCGGCGAGGCTCGCCGAGGCCCTGGGCCTTAGCCCCGCCCTGGCCCGGTACGAGCTCATCGCCCTCGAGGAGATGGGCTACCTCAGCAAGCCCCACGCTTCCGCGGGAAGGGTGCCCACCCGCCAAGCCTACCGCCAGTACGCCCTCTCCCTCCTTCCCCCCGCTCCCCTTCCCAAGACCACCCAAGAAAGCCTCCTGAGGGCCCTGGAGGGGGCCCGTGAGCCCGAGCTCTTCCTGGTGAAGATGGCCTCGGGGCTTTCCGGCTACCCCGCCCTGCTCCGCCTCCGCCCCAAGCGGGCCCCAAAGGTCCTCCAGATCCACTTCTCCCCTCTCCCCGAGGGCACTTTGGCCGTGGCGGTGCTGGAGGGAGGCAGGGTGCGGGAGGTCCGGCTTCCCCACACCCTGCCCAAGGAGAAACTTCGGGAGGCGGAGGAGGCCCTCTCCCGGCCCTTCCGGGAGCTTCCCGAGGCCCCCAAGGGCCTCGAGGACCTCTTCGCCCTCCTGGGCCGGGCCCTTTCCGCCGGGCTTTCCCTCACCTATCGGGAGGGCCTCGCCCAGGTCCTCAAGGAGCCCGAGGCCCAGGACCCAGGCTTCCTGGAGCGCCTGGTCCGCCTCTACGAGCGGGGCGAGGAGGACCTCCTCACCCCCCCGGGCCGGGTGGACGTGCGGGTGGGGGAGGTGGAGGGGCTGGCCCAGGTGCAGGCGGGCCTGGAGCAGGGGGAGTGGCAGGGGGAGCTGGTCCTTTTGGGCCCCATGCGGATGCGCTACCCGGAGGCCCTCTCCGTGGCCCAGAGCCTCTCCCAGGTCTATACTGGTACCCATGCGGGTTGA
- a CDS encoding histidine phosphatase family protein — translation MGLLGHFLKGPHPKTTLLLTRAGPVENPHHLLYSHPGLPLSREGKEALLALLPLLKAHPVAHVYSADSLAEREAARLLAEALGVGYALLPELRERSWGAWEGRSFAELEARFPQEVQAWLLDEAGFAPPGGESLRAAWERGKRAVRGLLEKHRGQAILVIGNCTVNRAALSLALPLPPEEGLRLEQDYARLSVVDFYGEEGVVKALNLDICPRSGG, via the coding sequence ATGGGCCTCTTAGGCCACTTCCTCAAAGGCCCCCACCCCAAGACCACCCTCCTCCTTACCCGGGCGGGGCCCGTGGAGAACCCCCACCACCTCCTCTACAGCCACCCGGGCCTCCCCCTGTCCCGGGAAGGAAAGGAAGCCCTCCTGGCCCTCCTTCCCCTCCTGAAGGCCCACCCTGTGGCCCACGTCTACAGCGCGGACAGCCTGGCGGAAAGGGAGGCGGCGAGGCTCCTCGCCGAGGCCCTGGGCGTAGGGTACGCCCTCCTGCCCGAGCTTCGCGAAAGGAGCTGGGGGGCCTGGGAGGGAAGGAGCTTCGCCGAGTTGGAGGCCCGCTTTCCCCAAGAAGTGCAGGCCTGGCTTCTGGACGAAGCGGGCTTCGCCCCGCCGGGAGGGGAAAGCCTAAGGGCGGCCTGGGAAAGGGGGAAGCGGGCGGTGCGGGGTCTTCTGGAGAAGCACCGGGGCCAGGCCATCCTGGTGATCGGGAACTGCACGGTGAACCGGGCCGCGCTGAGCCTGGCCCTGCCCCTTCCCCCGGAGGAGGGCCTTCGGCTGGAGCAGGACTACGCCCGGCTTTCCGTGGTGGACTTCTACGGGGAGGAAGGGGTGGTCAAGGCCCTGAACCTGGACATCTGCCCCCGGTCGGGGGGGTAA
- a CDS encoding ATP-binding protein: protein MTWEELAQRLAAGQDERTLFLPPDLSPEELARYAAGLANHKGGTIFLGVSPEGRVLGASEIHPLQITHALFGLTQGLLLPYVEVVEGPEGRVIALHVPQSPAAVSVGAGRVPFWDGKRLTELKLGQALPEPDFTAQVLPAASLSDLDPVEVLRLRRILEERGSNLAALPDLELLFALGLLARVEGEDRPTVAGLLLAGTPLALRRLLPQAEVSYYHHEGEEGYRFREDILRPIPALLERLRDLIQARNRVRYLTVGLFRLEVWDYDQEVYREALLNALVHRDWQSQDAIQVHHHPDRLEVSNPGGFPPGITPENVLRHPPKRRNPRLAEALYRLGYVERAGSGVDKMYRLLLKYGKEPPEYRLYPDALTLVLYNPELDEAFVRELAEAQERFGAFSLDHLIALAHLKRVGEAGLAELAKALQLPEEAARRVLSRMERMGLVRREGGGYRLARRDPLEERLLARMDRPMSRREVEALLGLSPKGALALLKRLVLEGRLERLGRGPATRYGKRG, encoded by the coding sequence GTGACGTGGGAGGAGCTGGCCCAACGCCTGGCCGCGGGGCAGGACGAGCGGACCCTCTTCCTGCCCCCCGACCTCTCCCCGGAGGAGCTGGCCCGCTACGCCGCCGGCCTGGCCAACCACAAGGGGGGAACCATCTTCCTGGGGGTGAGCCCGGAGGGGCGGGTGCTGGGGGCCTCCGAGATCCACCCCCTGCAGATCACCCACGCCCTCTTCGGGCTCACCCAAGGCCTCCTGCTCCCTTACGTGGAGGTGGTGGAGGGCCCCGAGGGGCGGGTCATCGCCCTCCACGTGCCCCAAAGCCCGGCGGCCGTCTCCGTGGGGGCGGGCCGGGTGCCCTTCTGGGACGGCAAGCGCCTCACGGAGCTCAAGCTAGGCCAGGCCCTACCCGAGCCCGACTTCACCGCCCAGGTCCTGCCGGCGGCCAGCCTCTCCGACCTGGACCCTGTGGAGGTGCTGAGGCTCAGGCGCATCCTGGAGGAAAGGGGGAGCAACCTGGCGGCTTTGCCCGACCTGGAGCTCCTCTTCGCCCTGGGCCTTCTGGCGCGGGTGGAGGGGGAGGACCGCCCCACGGTGGCCGGCCTCCTTCTGGCGGGAACCCCTTTAGCCCTGCGCCGCCTCCTGCCCCAGGCGGAGGTGAGCTACTACCACCACGAGGGGGAGGAGGGGTACCGCTTCCGGGAGGACATCCTGAGGCCCATCCCCGCCCTTTTGGAGCGGCTTAGGGACCTGATCCAGGCCCGGAACCGGGTCCGCTACCTCACCGTGGGGCTTTTCCGCCTCGAGGTCTGGGACTACGACCAGGAGGTCTACCGGGAGGCCCTTCTGAACGCCTTGGTCCACCGGGACTGGCAAAGCCAGGACGCCATCCAGGTCCACCACCACCCGGACCGGCTGGAGGTCTCCAACCCCGGGGGCTTTCCCCCCGGCATCACCCCGGAGAACGTCCTCCGCCACCCCCCCAAGAGGCGGAACCCCCGGCTGGCCGAGGCCCTCTACCGCCTGGGCTACGTGGAGCGGGCGGGGAGCGGGGTGGACAAGATGTACCGCCTCCTCCTCAAGTACGGCAAGGAGCCCCCGGAGTACCGCCTCTACCCCGATGCCCTCACCCTGGTCCTCTACAACCCCGAGCTGGACGAGGCCTTCGTGCGGGAGCTGGCCGAGGCCCAGGAGCGCTTTGGGGCCTTCAGCCTGGACCACCTGATCGCTTTGGCCCACCTGAAGCGGGTGGGGGAGGCGGGGCTTGCTGAGCTGGCCAAGGCCCTCCAGCTCCCCGAGGAGGCCGCCAGGCGGGTCCTTTCCCGGATGGAGCGCATGGGGCTGGTGCGCCGGGAAGGAGGAGGCTACCGCCTGGCCAGGCGGGACCCCCTGGAGGAGAGGCTTCTCGCCCGTATGGACCGGCCCATGAGCCGGCGGGAGGTGGAGGCCCTCTTGGGGCTATCCCCCAAGGGCGCCTTGGCCCTTCTGAAGAGGCTGGTCCTCGAGGGCCGCCTGGAGCGCCTGGGCCGGGGCCCCGCCACCCGGTACGGGAAGCGGGGGTAA